One Psychrosphaera aestuarii DNA window includes the following coding sequences:
- a CDS encoding NAD(P)/FAD-dependent oxidoreductase, with protein sequence MMYDPFVDKLIPSHQPSTESYWQTTAQAINTNEVKSDLNTDVTIIGAGYTGLSCAIELAQSGISNITVIDANHIGWGCSSRNAGFVLPGSGRLSYQELVQRFGKAETSNLHEQYMSAISLVERRIANLSNQADRTETGYLKLAHSKAWFNKLINSADYLKNNFDYDVEVIDREHFNNNYVNHEQVYGAIRYKNGFGINPLKLINHYAHLASELGVKVYSNSPALEITKTDKGLHQVITPNGVIRSQKLVIATNGYTPKALNSPINGKILPVLTSVIVTRPLTKTELQQSNFKTHQVMMDTRELKYYYRLLPDNRILFGGRSAITGKASLNPKYKTRLLNELKASFPGLNSVTTDYAWSGWISVAFDQMPHIFKTNDNIFYATGYCGSGVSFSAWAGKQLSDLICEHNVSSPLITELPTFPFAPLRRLGQRFYYQYGRFKDWAQ encoded by the coding sequence ATGATGTACGACCCCTTTGTAGATAAGTTAATTCCATCTCATCAGCCGTCGACAGAGTCTTACTGGCAAACTACTGCACAAGCAATTAATACAAATGAAGTAAAAAGCGACCTAAACACCGATGTAACAATAATTGGTGCTGGATATACAGGTTTAAGTTGCGCTATAGAACTAGCTCAATCAGGTATTTCAAATATAACAGTAATAGACGCTAATCACATTGGGTGGGGTTGCAGTAGCCGAAATGCCGGTTTTGTATTACCAGGTAGTGGTAGATTAAGTTATCAAGAGTTAGTACAGCGCTTCGGTAAAGCAGAAACTTCTAATTTGCATGAGCAATATATGTCAGCTATCTCCCTTGTTGAACGAAGAATAGCTAACTTATCGAACCAAGCCGATCGAACAGAGACGGGTTATCTAAAACTTGCACACAGCAAGGCGTGGTTTAATAAACTTATAAATAGTGCTGATTATTTAAAAAATAACTTTGATTACGATGTAGAAGTTATTGATAGAGAACATTTTAATAACAACTATGTTAATCACGAGCAAGTATATGGTGCAATTCGCTATAAAAATGGCTTCGGTATAAACCCTCTAAAATTAATAAACCATTATGCACACTTAGCTTCGGAGCTTGGAGTAAAAGTTTATTCAAACTCTCCCGCATTAGAGATCACAAAAACAGATAAAGGCTTGCATCAAGTTATCACTCCAAATGGTGTCATTCGTTCACAAAAACTTGTTATTGCCACAAACGGATATACTCCAAAAGCTTTGAACTCTCCGATAAATGGTAAAATACTGCCAGTATTAACTAGTGTGATCGTTACTAGACCTCTAACTAAAACAGAGCTTCAGCAAAGTAATTTTAAAACTCATCAAGTTATGATGGATACTCGAGAGTTAAAGTATTACTACCGTCTACTACCTGATAATAGAATTTTATTTGGCGGAAGAAGTGCCATTACTGGTAAAGCTTCATTAAACCCCAAATATAAAACTAGGCTTTTAAATGAATTGAAAGCCAGTTTCCCTGGGCTAAATAGTGTTACGACTGATTATGCATGGAGCGGTTGGATTTCAGTTGCTTTTGATCAAATGCCACACATATTTAAAACTAATGACAATATATTTTACGCTACTGGCTATTGTGGCTCTGGCGTTTCGTTTAGCGCTTGGGCAGGTAAACAGCTTTCGGATTTAATTTGCGAACACAATGTTAGCTCGCCACTTATTACAGAACTACCCACATTCCCCTTTGCTCCTTTACGGCGGTTGGGACAACGATTTTACTATCAATATGGTAGGTTTAAAGATTGGGCGCAATAG
- the greA gene encoding transcription elongation factor GreA, producing the protein MSTQVPMTVKGAEALREELHELKTVVRPRIVADIASAREHGDLKENAEYHAAREQQGFCEGRIQEIEAKLSNVQIIDVTKMTNTGKVIFGTTVTIVNCDTDAETTYHIVGEDEADIKLGKISIGSPIARGLIGKSLDDVVTIKAPAGNVEFEIIEVQYI; encoded by the coding sequence ATGAGTACTCAGGTTCCAATGACAGTGAAAGGCGCAGAAGCCCTTCGCGAGGAATTACATGAACTTAAGACAGTAGTTCGTCCTCGAATAGTGGCTGATATAGCATCAGCTCGCGAGCACGGAGACTTAAAAGAGAATGCTGAATATCATGCAGCGCGTGAACAACAAGGTTTTTGTGAAGGTAGAATTCAAGAAATTGAAGCAAAACTATCTAATGTACAAATTATCGATGTAACGAAAATGACTAATACCGGTAAGGTAATATTCGGCACTACCGTTACTATCGTTAATTGTGACACGGATGCAGAAACAACGTATCACATTGTTGGTGAAGATGAAGCTGACATAAAGCTAGGTAAAATTTCAATTGGCTCACCTATCGCTAGGGGATTGATTGGAAAAAGCCTTGATGATGTTGTCACAATAAAAGCTCCAGCAGGAAATGTGGAGTTTGAAATTATTGAAGTTCAATATATCTAA
- the dapB gene encoding 4-hydroxy-tetrahydrodipicolinate reductase encodes MTKVGIFGVNGRMGRKLVEATLEFDNVSIGAATVREGSSLINTDVGELVGREQYGVTINTESDYSAEKDQNQSKCSLVWIDFTLPEALEAHVEMCRRNNSNMVIGVTGLSDEQKTLLENAAQDIAIVYATNFSTGVNLMNSLLRTAAKTMGTYADIEITESHHRFKKDAPSGTAITMGEFISEGLGVNLSDVAEYDRNHIVGERKAGSIGFSSLRAGDIVGEHTALFADIGERLEITHKATDRLTFAKGAVRAAAWLGDKRKGLFDMQDVLGFK; translated from the coding sequence ATGACTAAAGTCGGTATTTTTGGCGTAAACGGCCGAATGGGTAGAAAGCTAGTTGAAGCAACGTTAGAGTTTGACAATGTATCCATTGGTGCAGCGACGGTTCGTGAAGGTTCTAGTTTAATAAACACGGATGTGGGTGAGTTAGTTGGTCGCGAACAATATGGTGTGACGATTAATACAGAGAGTGATTATAGTGCAGAGAAAGATCAAAACCAATCCAAGTGTAGCCTTGTATGGATTGATTTCACTTTGCCAGAAGCACTAGAAGCGCATGTTGAAATGTGTCGTCGCAATAACAGTAACATGGTTATTGGAGTTACGGGTTTAAGTGACGAGCAAAAAACGCTTTTGGAAAACGCTGCACAAGACATTGCGATAGTTTACGCTACCAACTTTAGCACGGGCGTAAATTTAATGAACAGTTTACTTCGTACTGCGGCTAAAACGATGGGTACATATGCAGACATTGAGATTACTGAGTCTCATCACAGGTTTAAAAAAGATGCGCCTTCCGGCACAGCAATAACAATGGGTGAGTTTATCTCGGAAGGGTTAGGTGTAAATCTATCCGATGTTGCTGAATATGACAGAAACCACATTGTAGGTGAGAGAAAAGCGGGTAGCATCGGGTTTTCAAGTCTTAGAGCTGGCGATATAGTTGGCGAGCATACGGCTTTATTTGCTGATATAGGAGAAAGGCTTGAAATTACCCATAAAGCAACCGACCGACTTACGTTTGCAAAAGGGGCGGTAAGGGCTGCCGCTTGGTTGGGTGATAAACGAAAAGGCTTGTTTGATATGCAGGATGTGCTTGGATTTAAGTAA
- a CDS encoding DUF2959 domain-containing protein, whose translation MKTLALVSAVFSLTACQSAYYAAMEKVGVHKREILVDRVEEARDAQTDTQEEFKSAYERLVLLSNFDGGEIEKVYQQLNDDYESSLSSASVVSKRIDSVEDVAEDLFDEWQQELAQYSNASLRNASEKKLKQTKRQFSQLLRSMRRAESKMDPILATLKDNVLYLKHNLNAAAISAIKGEFDSLKSEISSLITDMSKAVDESNQFIAALKQ comes from the coding sequence ATCAAAACATTGGCTTTAGTTTCAGCTGTTTTTTCATTAACAGCATGCCAGTCAGCCTATTACGCAGCAATGGAAAAAGTGGGCGTTCATAAGCGAGAAATTTTAGTCGATCGCGTCGAAGAAGCCAGAGACGCTCAAACCGACACTCAAGAAGAGTTTAAAAGTGCTTACGAACGTCTGGTGTTACTATCAAACTTTGATGGTGGCGAAATTGAAAAAGTTTACCAACAACTTAATGATGATTATGAGTCGAGCTTAAGCTCAGCATCGGTTGTGAGTAAACGTATAGATTCAGTAGAAGATGTTGCCGAAGATCTTTTTGATGAATGGCAACAAGAACTAGCCCAATATAGTAATGCATCTTTACGCAATGCCAGTGAAAAAAAACTAAAACAAACTAAACGCCAATTTTCACAGCTCCTCAGAAGTATGCGTCGAGCGGAGTCAAAAATGGACCCAATCTTAGCAACATTAAAAGACAATGTTCTTTATCTAAAGCATAACTTAAATGCAGCGGCTATTTCAGCTATAAAAGGCGAGTTTGATTCTTTAAAGTCGGAGATATCTTCTTTAATTACCGACATGAGCAAAGCGGTTGACGAATCAAATCAATTTATTGCGGCGCTAAAACAGTAA
- the trxA gene encoding thioredoxin, giving the protein MSSNIFNLTANNLQTDLLEPSKNTLFIIDFWADWCEPCKQLMPVLEKIASELVGQVVLAKVNCDEQQELAMQFGIKSLPTVMLFKDGQPIDGFAGVQSESEIRALLDKHLPKPEHALFEQAIAAHQSGDKLAAYPLIKQAIEFDSENKDFKILLADICVDLGKMEEAKQLLSLFKLVDQNAQYHHVVAKLELAEQAADTQEIQALQNSLEESPEDLTIMCQLAIAYHSVKRHDDALALLLKVLKKDLGFADAKKTYLDIIASLPEGDELATKYRRQLYTLLY; this is encoded by the coding sequence ATGTCTTCAAATATTTTTAATCTAACCGCTAATAATCTTCAGACAGATTTATTGGAGCCATCAAAAAATACGCTTTTTATAATCGACTTTTGGGCCGACTGGTGCGAGCCATGCAAACAGCTAATGCCGGTATTAGAAAAAATAGCGAGTGAACTAGTGGGGCAAGTAGTTCTAGCAAAGGTTAATTGTGATGAACAACAAGAGTTAGCCATGCAGTTTGGTATTAAAAGTTTACCGACCGTTATGCTATTTAAAGATGGTCAACCGATAGATGGTTTTGCTGGAGTACAAAGCGAATCAGAAATAAGAGCGTTATTAGATAAACATTTGCCTAAACCAGAGCATGCGTTATTTGAACAGGCAATAGCGGCGCATCAAAGTGGTGACAAGCTGGCTGCTTATCCGTTAATTAAACAGGCCATCGAATTTGATAGTGAGAATAAAGACTTTAAAATACTGTTGGCAGACATTTGTGTCGATTTAGGAAAAATGGAAGAAGCGAAACAGTTATTATCTTTGTTTAAACTAGTAGATCAGAATGCCCAATACCATCATGTTGTCGCGAAGCTGGAATTGGCTGAACAAGCAGCCGACACTCAAGAGATCCAAGCTCTACAAAATAGTTTAGAAGAAAGTCCTGAAGATTTAACGATTATGTGTCAACTAGCCATTGCCTACCATAGTGTGAAAAGACATGACGACGCATTAGCGCTATTGTTGAAGGTACTTAAAAAAGATCTTGGTTTTGCAGACGCAAAAAAAACCTATCTGGACATTATAGCTAGCTTGCCTGAGGGAGATGAATTGGCGACCAAATATCGCCGCCAACTATACACATTACTTTACTAG
- the carB gene encoding carbamoyl-phosphate synthase large subunit has protein sequence MPKRSDLKSILLLGAGPIVIGQACEFDYSGAQACKALKEEGYRVILVNSNPATIMTDPEMADATYIEPIHWEVVEKIIEKERPDAVLPTMGGQTALNCALDLEKHGVLEKYNVEMIGASADAIDKAEDRSRFDKAMKKIGLECPRAETCNTLDGAYDVLSRIGFPCIIRPSFTMGGSGGGIAYNKEEFDEICRRGLDLSPTSELLIDESLIGWKEYEMEVVRDKNDNCIIICSIENFDAMGVHTGDSITVAPAQTLTDKEFQIMRNASCAVLREIGVETGGSNVQFGVNPVDGRMVIIEMNPRVSRSSALASKATGFPIAKIAAKLAVGYTLDELSNDITGGATPASFEPTIDYVVTKIPRFNFEKFAGADDRLTTQMKSVGEVMAIGRNQQESLQKALRGLEVGVSGFDPIIDLSSEDAHERIIRELKEPGAERIWYIGDAFRHGMDLEAVFKLTNVDPWFLVQIEDLIKQEQLVAERGFAGLDEHFLRSLKRKGFADKRIADVLAVSESEIRKKRQAFGILPVYKRVDTCAAEFSSDTAYMYSSYDDECESLPSDKDKIMVIGGGPNRIGQGIEFDYCCVHASLALREDGYETIMVNCNPETVSTDYDTSDRLYFEPITLEDVLEIVRVEKPKGVIVQYGGQTPLKLARELEANGVPIIGTSPDAIDRAEDRERFQQMVERLDLLQPENSTVTSVEQAISKSKEIGFPLVVRPSYVLGGRAMEIVYDENDLRRYMTEAVSVSNEAPVLLDRFLDDAIEVDVDAICDGKDVVIAGIMEHIEQAGVHSGDSACSLPAYSLSNEIQDVMRKQVRDMALELGVIGLMNTQFAVKDGEVYLIEVNPRAARTVPFVSKATGMAVAKIAARVMAGQSLASQGVTKEIIPPYYSVKEVVIPFNKFHGVDPMRGPEMRSTGEVMGVGNTFEEAYAKAQLGASIELARDGRALISVRDTDKVRVIDLARKLIEAGFELDATRGSHKVLTEAGISCRKVNKVYEGRPHILDRIKNGEYSYIINTVEGRQAIEDSKVLRRGALRYKANYTTTLNAAFATCLANTADDRGTVDSVQNLHKRIQ, from the coding sequence ATGCCTAAACGTTCCGACTTAAAAAGTATCTTATTATTGGGTGCGGGCCCAATAGTTATTGGTCAAGCTTGTGAATTTGACTATTCAGGTGCGCAAGCCTGTAAAGCATTAAAAGAAGAAGGCTATCGAGTTATCCTGGTAAACTCGAATCCTGCGACTATTATGACCGACCCTGAAATGGCAGATGCAACTTATATCGAGCCGATTCACTGGGAAGTTGTAGAAAAAATTATAGAAAAAGAACGTCCGGATGCGGTACTACCAACAATGGGAGGCCAAACAGCACTGAACTGTGCGTTAGATTTGGAAAAGCATGGCGTACTTGAAAAGTATAATGTTGAAATGATTGGTGCATCTGCCGACGCAATTGACAAGGCAGAAGATCGCAGTCGTTTTGACAAGGCAATGAAAAAGATTGGCTTGGAATGCCCAAGAGCAGAAACATGTAACACGTTAGACGGTGCTTATGATGTTCTAAGTCGAATTGGTTTTCCTTGTATTATTCGTCCTTCATTTACGATGGGTGGAAGCGGCGGCGGTATCGCTTACAACAAAGAAGAGTTTGACGAAATCTGTCGACGTGGTTTGGATTTATCACCAACCAGCGAGCTGTTAATCGATGAGTCTTTGATTGGCTGGAAAGAATATGAAATGGAAGTGGTTCGCGACAAGAATGACAACTGTATCATTATTTGTTCAATCGAAAACTTCGATGCTATGGGTGTTCATACAGGTGACTCTATTACCGTAGCTCCAGCACAAACATTAACCGACAAAGAATTCCAAATCATGCGAAACGCGTCTTGCGCGGTTTTACGTGAAATTGGTGTTGAAACGGGTGGTTCAAACGTACAGTTTGGGGTTAATCCAGTTGATGGCCGTATGGTTATCATCGAAATGAATCCACGAGTTTCACGTTCTTCAGCTTTAGCATCAAAAGCGACCGGTTTCCCAATCGCAAAAATTGCCGCTAAGTTAGCGGTAGGTTATACGTTAGATGAATTAAGCAATGACATTACCGGCGGTGCAACTCCGGCATCATTTGAACCGACTATTGACTACGTTGTTACAAAAATCCCTCGTTTTAACTTCGAGAAGTTTGCTGGTGCTGACGATAGATTAACAACTCAAATGAAGTCGGTTGGTGAAGTAATGGCAATTGGCCGTAACCAACAAGAATCACTTCAAAAAGCATTACGTGGACTAGAAGTTGGCGTATCAGGCTTTGATCCAATTATTGATTTATCAAGTGAAGACGCCCACGAGAGAATAATTCGTGAGTTGAAAGAGCCAGGTGCTGAACGTATTTGGTACATTGGCGATGCGTTCAGGCATGGTATGGACTTAGAAGCGGTATTTAAGCTAACTAATGTTGACCCATGGTTCTTAGTTCAAATTGAAGACTTGATAAAACAAGAGCAGTTAGTTGCTGAACGTGGATTTGCGGGTCTAGATGAGCATTTCCTTCGCTCGTTAAAGCGCAAAGGTTTTGCTGATAAACGTATTGCTGATGTTTTAGCGGTAAGTGAATCAGAAATCCGTAAAAAACGTCAAGCGTTTGGAATATTGCCTGTTTACAAACGTGTTGATACTTGTGCTGCTGAGTTTAGTTCAGATACTGCTTATATGTATTCAAGCTATGATGACGAATGTGAGTCTTTACCGTCAGATAAAGACAAAATCATGGTAATTGGCGGTGGCCCTAACCGTATAGGTCAAGGTATAGAGTTTGATTATTGTTGTGTTCATGCATCGCTTGCACTACGCGAAGATGGTTACGAGACAATCATGGTTAACTGTAACCCTGAAACTGTTTCTACAGATTATGACACATCAGACCGCCTATATTTTGAACCGATTACGCTCGAAGATGTGCTAGAGATTGTTCGAGTTGAAAAACCCAAAGGCGTTATTGTTCAGTACGGTGGTCAAACACCACTAAAACTGGCTCGTGAGCTTGAAGCTAATGGAGTGCCAATTATTGGTACTTCTCCAGATGCAATTGACCGTGCTGAAGACCGTGAGCGTTTTCAACAAATGGTTGAACGTTTAGACTTGTTACAACCTGAAAACTCTACAGTAACTTCAGTTGAGCAAGCGATTAGTAAATCAAAAGAAATCGGCTTCCCACTCGTTGTTCGTCCATCATATGTTTTAGGCGGCCGTGCAATGGAAATCGTTTATGATGAAAATGACTTGCGTCGTTACATGACAGAAGCGGTATCTGTGTCCAATGAAGCGCCAGTTTTATTAGACCGTTTCTTAGATGATGCCATTGAAGTCGACGTTGATGCGATTTGTGACGGCAAAGATGTTGTGATTGCAGGTATCATGGAGCATATTGAACAAGCCGGTGTTCACTCAGGTGACTCAGCATGTTCATTGCCTGCATACTCTTTATCTAACGAAATTCAAGACGTAATGCGTAAGCAAGTTCGTGATATGGCACTGGAGCTAGGCGTTATTGGTCTGATGAATACGCAGTTTGCTGTTAAAGATGGTGAAGTCTATTTAATCGAAGTTAACCCTCGTGCAGCTCGTACCGTTCCATTTGTTTCAAAGGCAACGGGCATGGCGGTTGCTAAGATTGCTGCACGCGTAATGGCTGGCCAAAGTTTAGCGTCCCAAGGCGTTACCAAAGAAATTATTCCACCGTATTACTCTGTGAAAGAAGTTGTTATTCCATTTAACAAGTTCCATGGTGTAGATCCTATGCGAGGCCCTGAAATGAGGTCTACGGGTGAAGTAATGGGTGTAGGTAATACTTTCGAAGAAGCCTATGCAAAAGCCCAACTTGGTGCGAGTATTGAATTAGCACGTGATGGTAGAGCATTGATTTCAGTTCGCGATACGGATAAAGTGCGTGTAATCGATTTAGCTAGAAAGCTAATTGAAGCTGGCTTTGAGCTAGACGCAACACGTGGTTCGCATAAAGTGCTAACTGAAGCAGGGATTTCTTGTCGTAAAGTAAACAAAGTTTACGAAGGCCGACCTCATATTCTAGACCGTATTAAAAATGGCGAATATAGCTATATCATTAATACCGTTGAAGGTCGCCAAGCAATTGAAGACTCTAAAGTGTTACGTCGTGGTGCATTGCGCTATAAGGCGAATTATACAACTACATTAAATGCAGCGTTTGCTACCTGTTTAGCAAATACAGCGGATGATCGTGGTACAGTAGATTCAGTACAAAACTTACATAAGAGAATTCAATAA
- the carA gene encoding glutamine-hydrolyzing carbamoyl-phosphate synthase small subunit: protein MTQPALLVLEDGTIFRGTAIGAEGISVGEVVFNTSMTGYQEIITDPSYAEQIITLTYPHIGNYGTNSEDEENDTIWAKGLVIRDLPLLASNFRSEQDLSSYLKAKNVVAIADIDTRKLTRILRDKGAQRGCIVTVNEFNEQEQEKALEAAQAFPGLKGMDLAKVVSCKESFLWTSQSWQLGKGFSELENPKFHVVAYDYGVKRNILRMLADRGCKLTVVPAQTSAAEVLALKPDGIFLSNGPGDPEPCDYAITAIKEFLTTDIPIFGICLGHQLLALASGAQTEKMKFGHHGGNHPVQDLSNKKVMITAQNHGFAVKESSLPNNLVATHKSLFDGTLQGIKRTDKPAFSFQGHPEASPGPHDAAPLFDHFIELMNERN from the coding sequence TTGACTCAACCCGCGCTATTAGTTCTGGAAGACGGAACTATATTCCGAGGAACCGCCATCGGTGCAGAAGGTATTTCTGTTGGAGAAGTAGTCTTTAATACTTCAATGACAGGATATCAAGAAATTATCACCGACCCCTCATACGCAGAACAAATCATCACCCTCACTTATCCCCACATCGGCAATTACGGCACCAACTCTGAAGACGAAGAAAATGACACTATCTGGGCAAAAGGCCTAGTTATTCGTGATCTTCCTTTATTGGCAAGTAATTTTCGAAGTGAACAGGATTTAAGCTCGTACCTAAAAGCAAAAAATGTTGTTGCTATAGCGGATATTGATACGCGAAAGTTAACACGGATTTTGCGTGATAAAGGTGCACAAAGAGGTTGTATTGTTACTGTTAATGAATTTAACGAGCAAGAGCAAGAAAAGGCATTAGAAGCAGCACAAGCTTTCCCTGGTTTAAAAGGAATGGATTTGGCGAAAGTGGTTTCTTGTAAAGAGTCATTTTTGTGGACGTCGCAAAGTTGGCAGCTAGGTAAAGGCTTTTCTGAATTAGAAAATCCAAAGTTCCATGTTGTTGCTTATGACTACGGTGTTAAAAGAAATATCCTTCGTATGTTAGCTGACCGTGGTTGTAAATTAACGGTTGTGCCTGCACAAACATCTGCTGCAGAAGTATTAGCGTTAAAACCAGACGGTATATTCCTCTCTAATGGACCTGGTGATCCAGAGCCATGTGATTACGCAATCACAGCAATTAAAGAGTTTTTAACAACCGACATTCCTATTTTCGGAATCTGTTTAGGTCACCAGCTATTAGCTTTAGCGAGTGGGGCTCAAACAGAAAAAATGAAATTTGGTCATCACGGTGGTAACCATCCAGTTCAAGATCTATCGAATAAGAAAGTAATGATCACAGCTCAAAACCATGGTTTTGCAGTTAAAGAAAGTTCGCTACCAAACAATTTAGTAGCAACGCATAAGTCATTATTTGATGGAACGCTACAAGGCATAAAACGAACGGACAAGCCTGCATTTAGTTTCCAAGGCCATCCTGAAGCGAGCCCTGGTCCACATGATGCCGCGCCGTTATTCGATCATTTCATTGAATTAATGAACGAACGTAACTAA
- the grpE gene encoding nucleotide exchange factor GrpE — MSEQEPNKQAENAQEVEINEAEVVTEEVNTESADGAVETADDQIAKLEAELAAANAQIDAQKESVVRAAADVENIRRRAAQDVEKAHKFALEKFVNELLPVLDNMERAIEFSDKENETLKPVLEGVELTQKSFVDAVAKFGVEIVDPQGQKFNAEFHQAMAMQPSADVEPNTVIAVMQKGFTLNGRLLRPAMVMVSKAAD, encoded by the coding sequence ATGTCTGAACAAGAGCCTAATAAACAAGCAGAAAATGCGCAAGAAGTAGAAATTAACGAAGCCGAAGTGGTTACTGAAGAAGTAAATACTGAAAGCGCTGATGGTGCTGTAGAAACAGCAGACGATCAAATCGCAAAATTAGAAGCTGAACTTGCTGCAGCTAATGCACAAATTGATGCACAAAAAGAGTCAGTAGTAAGAGCCGCAGCCGACGTTGAAAATATTCGCCGCCGTGCCGCTCAAGATGTAGAAAAAGCTCATAAGTTTGCATTAGAAAAGTTTGTTAATGAGTTACTGCCAGTGCTTGACAATATGGAACGTGCCATTGAGTTTTCTGATAAAGAAAACGAGACACTTAAGCCGGTTCTTGAAGGTGTTGAGCTAACACAAAAGTCATTTGTTGATGCAGTTGCAAAGTTTGGCGTTGAAATTGTTGACCCACAAGGTCAAAAGTTTAATGCGGAATTTCATCAAGCGATGGCAATGCAACCTTCTGCAGATGTAGAGCCAAATACGGTTATTGCTGTTATGCAAAAAGGTTTTACACTAAATGGTCGTTTACTACGTCCTGCAATGGTTATGGTATCTAAAGCAGCGGACTAG
- a CDS encoding GNAT family N-acetyltransferase, translating into MSKYLVKHLSPEDFNNVIELGNKVHGDGYLDDSAISKILEQSQSNGYNASYVMYDKERLIGFRLSYAPGKWPLDKWCTPDEWPVQKDSVAYFKCNTIHPDYQGQGLGGQLLKTSITTLKQMGAKAGLSHIWMQSPGNASFKYFTKAGGQLIKTHARRWNQDPTIPDYICILCGKDCYCDASEMILVFK; encoded by the coding sequence TTGAGCAAGTATTTAGTTAAACATCTAAGCCCTGAAGATTTTAATAACGTTATCGAGCTGGGTAATAAAGTCCATGGTGATGGATACTTGGATGATTCTGCAATATCAAAGATTTTAGAACAAAGTCAGTCTAACGGTTATAACGCTAGCTATGTAATGTACGATAAAGAGCGCCTTATCGGATTTAGGTTATCTTATGCGCCAGGCAAGTGGCCTCTTGATAAATGGTGTACCCCCGATGAATGGCCGGTACAAAAAGACTCGGTCGCTTATTTCAAATGCAATACAATACATCCAGATTATCAAGGTCAAGGTTTAGGTGGTCAATTATTAAAAACCTCTATAACGACTTTGAAACAGATGGGTGCAAAAGCTGGATTGAGCCATATCTGGATGCAAAGTCCTGGTAATGCTTCGTTTAAGTACTTTACCAAGGCTGGCGGACAATTAATAAAGACTCATGCGCGCAGATGGAATCAAGACCCCACTATTCCAGATTATATTTGTATTCTATGTGGCAAAGATTGTTACTGTGATGCATCTGAAATGATTTTGGTCTTTAAGTAA